A stretch of DNA from Robbsia betulipollinis:
CTTGCGCGTGCTTTATCCACGATTGCTGAAATATTATCGAGACAGATTTTTGTGTTCCAATCGCGCACCACGTCGTTGCGGCACGCCCAGATCACCGCAATGCTACCAGGCGAGTAAGGAGCAGGAATGACAAGTGCAGAGCCTGCAGCAAATTTGACAGGCGACCCGCTGCTTGCTCGGGTGAACTCCTGCATCGGACGTTCACGAATATCACCTCTTACCCCTGCAAGGCTTACCGGAAAAGGAAGGGGAGAGTACCCGTCGAACACCTCGACATCAGCGAGTTGAATTTCTGTAGCGCCGCTGGACGGGATCTCGCCCCCTCTTACAATGCGAAGGGGGATGGCTCCGAATCGTTCGGCAATGCCCGTAGAAGTTTGCCCCGGATACCCCAGATTCGTGACCGGCCTGCCTGTTTTTTGTGCTAGCAGTGCGGGCCAAGAATGTGCGGTGTCGGTTGCGTTTACACCGTATGTAAGAGAGTCACCCCAGGCGTATACCGGCGCGAGCGGAGATGCAGTGGCAGCGCTGGAAATCAACGTCAAGGCAGCGTAGAATAACAAGTTTTTCATCTATTTAACATTTGGTAGTGAAAAAATCATGCGGAAAAAATTCGTCGAAACAACTAACTGGGTCGGGCAATGACGATAAAAACGCCTTCAAGAAGGCTACACCAGCTTGATGCTCTCCGTGGTATTGCTTCATGCATGGTGGTTTTCAGTCATTTCGCATTGATTGGTCCCCTGATTTGGATCAATCGAACACCATTGCGCCTGCTTGCCACCGGACACGAAGCTGTGTTGTTGTTTTTCGTTCTTAGTGGGTTTGTTCTTACTTTACAGCAAACTGGAAGCCGACGTGTTGGATACCCGGAATATTTATTGAAGCGGTTTTGCCGAATATATCTCCCCTATATTTGTGTTCTGGTTCTCGCAATTGTTTGTCTTTTTTTGACCTATCACGGCTTGGTGCCATGGGCAGGAGGTTGGCTGAACAGCGCTTGGATAGGGAAGGATTTGAGCATTGGCTATTTCGTAGACCATATCATTTTTGTCGGAAGCTACGATACAGAGCATATCATTCCTGTTATTTGGTCGCTAATTTATGAAATGCGAGTGTCAATTGTTTTTCCGCTGATCGTTTTTTTTATAATAAAGATGCGTTTGATGTATGTTGCCGTAAGTGCCATTTTTCTGTCTTTGGGCACTTTTTGCTACATTGCTTTAACAGGCGGGGATTCATTGGCTTTAAGTTTCCAAGCTAGTTATTTAATGACGCTGCACTATCTGGGTGTATTCGTGGTTGGCGCGCTTCTTGCGCTGAAGAGGGCGCAGTGGATGCCATGGCTACGTGAAGGCCGACGGCCCTATGCCGTACTGTGTGTTTCACTCGCCTTGTATTTCCTGTCCCGCGGTTTTCTCGTTTTCGGAGATAGCCCGATGATACGATGGGTTATCGAATTAACGGTCACGGCTGGAGCTGCCGGTATTATCGCAGTATCGCTCACATCAAAACGTATTGCGCATTTTTTGGCTCGCAGGATTGTTTTGTTTTTGGGTGATATTTCATACAGCCTTTATCTTGTTCATACAATCGTACTGCTGACGTTTGCTCATTTACTCTCGGATGCGAGACAGGCTTGGATGGCATTGGGTTTGGCTGCTTTGACGGTCATTCCCTTGGCATTCGTAACGTATTTTATTTTCGAAAAACCGTCTCTGTTGCTTGGTCGTTATTTGACTTCGCCGAAGAATTCAAAAGATCATTCACCGAGCAAATAAAAACTCGCCTTGCATTTGAAGTAATCCGATGGGTTAACCCAATCCTGGGGCAATGTGAGGAATTTGATAAAAGGTTTAAGGTGGAGGCGTGTAGTGGTCTAATGTATCTAGCCATGCCTCGAAATGACGTGCAGCAGAGGTGTAAGGCAATCTGTTGAACGGAGGTCGAAATGGGCGAAAAGAACGTACCGAATCGTCGCTATACGCAGGAATTCCGACAAGAAGCGGCCAGACTGGCCAATGCCGCCGGTTCATAACGAGGCGGCACGCCGTTTTGGGAGGGGCCGCTGGCCAGATCGGCAATTGGGCACGAAGCCAGTTGAAACAAGGATCTGTCGGCGTGCCGACCGCGGCAATGTCGGCACCCCGTGCCAAGCCGGCGGTCCCGGAACTGGAGGCGGAAAACAGCCGCTTGCGAAAGGAGCTTGCCAGCCTGAAGCCGGATGCGGAGATACTGCTCAAAAGCAACGGCGTACCTTGCGAAGGGGTCGCGGTGAAGTACGCATGGATCGACGCCCACCGCTGCCAATTCGATGCCATTCGACTTTGTCGGGTATTGGACGTTTCGCGCAGAGGCTACTGCCGGTGGCGAGTGCGAGCGCCAAGCAAGCGTACCTCGCAACGGGCGAAATTTGATGCGCAATTGGCGAGCTTACATGCACGAAGTCGTGGAACGTATGGTCGGCCAAGGTTGGTCGAAGAGTTCGCAGCGCTTGGGGTAAAGGTGAGCGCTGAGCGCGCGCGCAGAAGCCGGGTGCGACAAGGAATACGACCGGTGTACCGACGGGCCTGGAAGACGACCACGGATTCGGTGCATCGCCTGCCGGTCGCGCCAAACGTACTGGAGCGTCGATTCGATGGATGGATGTGAATCAGGCGAGGAGTAAGCGAGCGCGCCGCACCGCCATTGGCGGCAAGACGTCGATCCGGTAGCTGTCAAGGTAGTTGTCGCCTCGACGTTTGGAGTTAGGCAGCGCCGCACGCCCTTTTTTCGCGCCGCGCAATGCCTGTCACGCTGTCGATTCGGTCCGAGCCCAAATGCACGGCACCAACGCGCTACCAGTTGCGCGTGCATTGAGCGTCCAGCCAGGGCATCTTCCCGGGCCGATCCAAGCCTGGGAGGATCTCCGATTTCATAACGAGATCGGATGCGATGAGAGAAGAACAGAATGTAGTCGAGGCCAGGCCGTCGGCGACGCGTCGACGCTTCAGTACGAAGTTCAAGCGGGAACTGGTCGAGCAGACGATGCGCCCTGATGTCTCGATGGCCGCAGTGGCGTTGGCCAACAGGCTCAACACGAACCAGCTTGCCCGGTGGCGACGCGAGTATTTATCGGATATGGGTGCGTATCGGCTGCTCATCATCGACGAAATCGGCTACCTGCCAATGAACCGCGACCAGGCCAACCTGTTCTTCCAGGTGATCGCGGCACTGTATGAAAAAGGCAGCTTGATCGTGACGAGCAACCTGCCGTTCGGCCAATGGGACGCGACGTTTGCGAAGGACGCGACACTGACCGCGGCGTTGCTGGACCGGTTGCTGCATCACGCACACATCGTGCCGATCGCCGGCGAGAGTTACCGGCTCAAACACCAGCGACAGGCCGGCACGGTCCACGGCGTTAAAGCGGATAGGGCTGACTGAATAGGTCATGCCGCAAACGAAAATCCAGCACGCGCTGGTAATTGGAGGTGTATCAGTTTTAAATCGCTGCAAGCGCCAAAACTGTATCAGTTTTAAATCGCCGTTGACAAGGATGATCGAACCCGCGCCGCTCGCGGCGCCTCAGCCCGGTGCCGCACCGCCCGCGCCGGGCGAGATCGAGTGGCGTCAAGGTTCGAGCATAGTCATGCTGCGCGGCACGGTCGATGGGGGGGGGCGCTGCGTTTGCTGCTGTCTCATCTTGGTGCGATCGCCTCACGAGGCACACGTTGATCGGTCTGCCCACAGGCACGCAGGTCTGGTTGATCGCCGGGGCCACCGACATGCGGCGCGGCCTCAACGGCCTGGCCGCCATCGTGCAGAGCACGCTCGCCTCGAACCCCCTTCGGCGGCCACGTGTTCGCCTTCCGAGGGCGGCGCGGCGATCTCATTAAAGTGTGGTGGTGGGACGGCCATGGCCTGTGTCTGCTGAGCAAACGCCTGGAGCGTGGGCGCTTCATCTGGCCGCAGGTTGCCACCGGTGGTGTGCATCTGACGGCGGCGCAACTCGCGATGCTGCTCGAGGGGATCGACTGGCGCCACACGGTGCGCACCGCCCCGACGCTGGCTGCGTGACGCGGGTGTTGTAAACGGTCGTCCCCCGGTGTCACAGTAGTTGTCGCTTCTGAAATTTTTATTAAAGAAAATCAGATGTGAGAAATGGAAGCGAAACGGACGTATTCTGTCGAATTCAAGGAACAGGCAATTTCGAAGGTTTTGCAGCGTGGCAGCCGAACGCTGGAGGCTGTCGCCGACGAACTGAACGTGAACGTTTGGACATCGAGGAACTGGATGAAAAGTGTCGTCCCCGCAAACCGGAGCGTGCGTCCTGAACAGGGAAAGTGTCCCGATGACTGATCGCCGCAAGAACGACTCCTGGCCTTGCACGAGAGCCACGGGTTAGTCGACGCAGCGCTGAACGCCTGGTGTTGGGAGCACGGTCTATTTGCGCATCATCTGGCGAAGTGGCGGGCGGATTTTTGCGCGGTCGGCGCCGCTGGTGGCCGCAGCGAGAGCATCCAGGAAATGCGCGATCTCAAACAGGCCAATGTCCAGCTGCAACGCGAGTTAAACCGCAAGGAAAAGGCGTTCGCGGAGGCAGCAGCGTTGCTGGTGCTACAAAAAAAGTACCGTGCGCTGTTCGGGGGCGAGGCCGAATGACGGCCCCTGAAGAGCGCTAAACCTTGCTCGGCTTGCTCGGCTTGCTCGGCTTGCTCGGCGAGGCGTGCCTGGCCGGGGCGCGTCAGGCACGCGCCTGCGCCGTCCTGGGGCTCAGCGCGCGCACCGTTCAACGCTGGCCGCGCGGCGAACCTGACGCGGTGGATCGGCGTGCCTGGCGTCAGCACGAACCCCGTCACAAGCTGTGCGCCGAGGAACGAGCCGAGTTGCTGGCCGTGGCGAACTCGCCTGAATTCGCTCATCTGCCGCCCAGCCAGATCGTGGCGCGATTGGCCAACCAGCAACGCTATATTGCCTCGGAATCGATGTTTTACCGGATTCTGAAGGCGGAGCAACAACTCGCCCACCGGCGTAGCGAGCGCCGGCACAGACCCGCAGCAAGCCCCGCGCGGTGCATGCCGATGCGCGGAACCAATTGTATTCCTGGGACATCACCTATCTGCCCACGACAATCCGGGACAGTATTTTTATCTGTACCTGTTTCTCGACATATTCAGCCGCAAAATCGTCGCCTGGCAGGTCTACGCCGAGGAAAGCAGCGTGCTGGCCAGCGAAGTGCTGCGTGATCTGTGCGCGCGAGAAGCGATACGCGCCGAGCAGGTGACGTTGCATTCTGATAACGGTGGCCCGATGAAAGGCGCGACGATGCTTGCCAGGGACTGTCATAAATTTTGTGTGCGGGGCTGACATGTCGAAAAAGGACGATGCACAGCCATGGCACGCAAACCGAAGACACCGCCGCGGGAACCGCCCGCGATTCCCCAGGAACTGGTCGACCAGTTCGTAAAAGGACCGATGACGGCCGAAGCCGTCCAGGACGCTGCGATGGCGTTCAAGAAGGCCCTGATCGAGCGGGCCTTGGGCGCTGAGATGGGCCACCACCTCGGTTACGCCATCGGCACCGAACGGCCGCCCGAGACCACGAACCAGCGCAACGGCCGCAGCGCCAAGACCGTTCTCACGGACGATGGCCCGTTGGCGTTGCAGATCCCGCGAGACCGCAACGCCAGCTTCGAGCCGATCCTGATCCCGAAGCACGAACGGCGCTTCACGGGCTTCGACGACAAGATCATCGCGATGTACGCGCGGGGCATGACTGTGCGCGATATCCAGGCGTTCCTGCTGGAGCAGTACGGCACCGAGGTCTCCCCAGAGTTCGTCAGCTCGGTCACCGATGCCGTGATGGACGAAGTGCTCGCCTGGCAATCCCGGCCGCTCGAACCCATGTACCCCGTGGTCTTCTTCGATGCACTGCGTGTCAAGATCCGCTCCGACGGCTTGGTACGCAACAAGGCGGTCTACCTCGCGCTGGCAATTCTGCCTGACGGCACGCGCGATATCCTGGGCTTGTGGATCGAGAACACCGAGGGCGCCAAGTTCTGGATGAAGGTCTTCAACGACCTGAAGACACGTGGCGTGCAGGTCATGCTCATCGCTGTCACGGACGGCCTGCAAGGCATGGAACAGGCGCTGGGCGCGGTGTTCCCGCAGACGACGCTACAGACCTGCATCGTACATTTGATCCGCAGCAGCCTGGATTACGCCAACTGGAAGGACCGCAAGGCGCTCGCCGCCGCGCTCAAGCCGGTATACACAGCAGCGAGTGCCGAGATGGCGCAAGCCGAGCTGGATGCCTTCGATAGCGGCGAGTGGGGGCGCCGCTACCCGACGGTAGCTGCGTCCTGGCGACGGGCCTGGGAACGCGTGATTCCCTTCTTCACGTTCCCGCCGGCCGTACGCAAAGTGATTTACACCACCAACGCCATCGAAAGCGTGAACGCCAGCCTGCGAAAGATCATCAAAACGCGCGGCCACTTCCCAAGTGACGACGCGGCGACCAAGCTGCTATGGCTGGTCCTGCGCAACATCACCGCCGACTGGAGCCGCGCCGCGCACGACTGGAAAAGCGCCATGAATCAATTTGCGATTCTGTACGAGGAGCGCTTCACCAGACCCTATTTCTAATTTACGATTAATGCACTGCCCGGGACAGCATGGCCAGCTTCACCCGCCTCGCACACAAAAATCCTGACAGGCCCGCTTGCCACGCTTCAGGCGCTGGGCGTCATGCCCTCGCTGAGCCGCCCGGGCGTGAGCAACGACAATCCCTATTCCGAATCGCTGTTCAAAACCCTCAAATACCGGCCGGCCGGCCCCCTTGAGGCGTTCGATGGCCTCGCGCCGCGCGCGCCTGGGTGGGTGCATTGGTGCGCCGGCACAACGAGGAGCATCATCACGGCGCGATCCGGTTCGTGACGCCGGCACAACGTCACGCCAACCTGGATCGAGAAATTCTGGATTGCCGAGCGGTTCTTTACGAGACTACACGGCAGCGTCATCCGCTGCGCTGGAAAACCCGCACACGCAACTGGCAGCGCGTTGATGTCATGCATTTGAACCCGGACCGAATCGACAGCGTGAGAGGCACTGCGCAGCACGAAAAACAGGCCTGCCGCGCTGCCTAACTCCAGCCTTCGAGGTGACAACTACCCTGACAGCTACCGCATCCCGTGCTTCATCTGCTTCGAACTCAGCCAATATCCACCAGGCAAGATGCCTTGCCTGGACGCTTACTATTGAACCAAGGAAAGATAGCCTCCACTGGGATAAGCCGTATTCAACCATTTTGCGAAGCGGTTCAATTCTGAGCCGTCCACACCGTCCTTGCGCATCAACGAAATCTGGTTGTACGCATAAGTCGGGAAGTTGGTCAACGTCGGCGTGGGACCTTCGAGTGTATTGGGAACATAATCGCTCCAGCAAAGTTCACGAATGCTTATTCCGCAGCCCTCCGTTGAGGAAGTGATCCGTGCCCAGACGTTTATGTTGAACGAATTCGATACATCCGTCCAATTTGACAAATAAGCATTAACGACGGCCAACTCAGTTGCGCTAGCGGTGCCTTTCCAAATGCCGCTTTGACCGGATTTCCAGACATCGAGCGGACTTGTGTCCCGGGTCGTCCACCCTTGGTTGACATTGGCCACACCCACGCCATTGTCCATTTCCTGCGCACCTTTCGTCACGAACAA
This window harbors:
- a CDS encoding IS256 family transposase, with the translated sequence MARKPKTPPREPPAIPQELVDQFVKGPMTAEAVQDAAMAFKKALIERALGAEMGHHLGYAIGTERPPETTNQRNGRSAKTVLTDDGPLALQIPRDRNASFEPILIPKHERRFTGFDDKIIAMYARGMTVRDIQAFLLEQYGTEVSPEFVSSVTDAVMDEVLAWQSRPLEPMYPVVFFDALRVKIRSDGLVRNKAVYLALAILPDGTRDILGLWIENTEGAKFWMKVFNDLKTRGVQVMLIAVTDGLQGMEQALGAVFPQTTLQTCIVHLIRSSLDYANWKDRKALAAALKPVYTAASAEMAQAELDAFDSGEWGRRYPTVAASWRRAWERVIPFFTFPPAVRKVIYTTNAIESVNASLRKIIKTRGHFPSDDAATKLLWLVLRNITADWSRAAHDWKSAMNQFAILYEERFTRPYF
- a CDS encoding helix-turn-helix domain-containing protein; the protein is MLGLLGLLGLLGEACLAGARQARACAVLGLSARTVQRWPRGEPDAVDRRAWRQHEPRHKLCAEERAELLAVANSPEFAHLPPSQIVARLANQQRYIASESMFYRILKAEQQLAHRRSERRHRPAASPARCMPMRGTNCIPGTSPICPRQSGTVFLSVPVSRHIQPQNRRLAGLRRGKQRAGQRSAA
- a CDS encoding SGNH/GDSL hydrolase family protein codes for the protein MKNLLFYAALTLISSAATASPLAPVYAWGDSLTYGVNATDTAHSWPALLAQKTGRPVTNLGYPGQTSTGIAERFGAIPLRIVRGGEIPSSGATEIQLADVEVFDGYSPLPFPVSLAGVRGDIRERPMQEFTRASSGSPVKFAAGSALVIPAPYSPGSIAVIWACRNDVVRDWNTKICLDNISAIVDKARARNQNFLILSVLTSNEEKPSDSRYEKVVEINDNLKKLYPGNYLDVEDILMKKIPGKIGTISPNFRIRNGHDDGIHLNDSGYEVVANSVAELIAMRHW
- the tnpB gene encoding IS66 family insertion sequence element accessory protein TnpB, with amino-acid sequence MGGGAAFAAVSSWCDRLTRHTLIGLPTGTQVWLIAGATDMRRGLNGLAAIVQSTLASNPLRRPRVRLPRAARRSH
- a CDS encoding transposase, which translates into the protein MEAKRTYSVEFKEQAISKVLQRGSRTLEAVADELNVNVWTSRNWMKSVVPANRSVRPEQGKCPDD
- a CDS encoding acyltransferase family protein translates to MTIKTPSRRLHQLDALRGIASCMVVFSHFALIGPLIWINRTPLRLLATGHEAVLLFFVLSGFVLTLQQTGSRRVGYPEYLLKRFCRIYLPYICVLVLAIVCLFLTYHGLVPWAGGWLNSAWIGKDLSIGYFVDHIIFVGSYDTEHIIPVIWSLIYEMRVSIVFPLIVFFIIKMRLMYVAVSAIFLSLGTFCYIALTGGDSLALSFQASYLMTLHYLGVFVVGALLALKRAQWMPWLREGRRPYAVLCVSLALYFLSRGFLVFGDSPMIRWVIELTVTAGAAGIIAVSLTSKRIAHFLARRIVLFLGDISYSLYLVHTIVLLTFAHLLSDARQAWMALGLAALTVIPLAFVTYFIFEKPSLLLGRYLTSPKNSKDHSPSK